From Vitis vinifera cultivar Pinot Noir 40024 chromosome 5, ASM3070453v1, the proteins below share one genomic window:
- the LOC100247670 gene encoding 1-aminocyclopropane-1-carboxylate oxidase homolog 1 codes for MMTCNTREGMDSEYDRKSELIAFDDSKAGVKGLVDAGVAKIPRMFIHPQHNLREKSVSTNAQLRIPIIDLEGVNSDAILRAKIIDKVRNACEIWGIFQIVNHGILKSVLEEMIKGIRRFNEQDTEVKKEFYTRDSSKKVKFVSNFDLFQAPAATWKDSFSCIINPNPPDPTDMPAVCRDIIMEYSKQVKMLANTLFELVAEALGLNSNHLKDMECAEGLFLVSHYYPACPEPELTMGTKTHTDPTFLTVLLQDQVGGLQVLHEKQWVNVNPVPGALVINTGDLLQLVSNDMFRSAKHRVLANHKGPRVSVASFFSPSSLPPSKLYGPIKELLSEENPPKYKETTARDYGTYHRAERLGGTSALQHFKL; via the exons atgatGACATGCAATACTCGAGAAGGAATGGACTCTGAATATGACCGGAAAAGTGAGTTAATTGCTTTTGATGATTCAAAAGCTGGTGTGAAGGGGCTTGTAGATGCTGGGGTGGCAAAGATCCCACGTATGTTCATCCATCCACAACATAATCTCCGTGAGAAGTCAGTTTCCACTAATGCCCAGCTTCGGATTCCAATCATAGACCTAGAAGGTGTCAACAGTGATGCAATTCTACGTGCTAAAATCATTGACAAAGTTCGAAATGCTTGTGAGATTTGGGGCATTTTTCAGATTGTCAATCATGGAATTCTGAAAAGTGTTTTGGAGGAGATGATCAAAGGAATACGTAGATTTAATGAGCAAGACACTGAAGTGAAGAAAGAGTTTTATACCCGTGATTCCTCCAAAAAGGTGAAATTTGTATCCAATTTTGATCTATTTCAGGCACCAGCAGCTACTTGGAAGGATTCCTTTTCTTGTATTATTAATCCTAATCCACCAGACCCAACAGATATGCCTGCGGTATGCAG AGATATAATCATGGAATACTCGAAGCAAGTAAAGATGTTGGCTAATACTCTGTTTGAATTAGTTGCAGAGGCTCTTGGCCTCAATTCAAACCATTTGAAAGACATGGAATGTGCTGAGGGCCTTTTCCTTGTGTCTCATTACTACCCAGCTTGCCCAGAACCAGAATTGACTATGGGCACCAAAACTCATACTGATCCAACATTCCTCACTGTACTTTTACAAGACCAAGTGGGTGGTCTCCAAGTTCTCCATGAGAAACAATGGGTCAATGTGAACCCGGTGCCTGGAGCACTAGTGATAAACACTGGAGATCTTCTGCAG cTTGTATCCAACGACATGTTTAGGAGTGCAAAACACAGGGTATTGGCAAATCATAAAGGCCCAAGAGTATCAGTGGCCAGCTTTTTTTCTCCATCTAGTCTGCCACCCTCAAAACTCTACGGACCAATCAAGGAGTTGTTATCAGAAGAGAATCCTCCAAAGTACAAGGAAACCACAGCAAGAGACTATGGTACCTACCACAGAGCAGAAAGGCTTGGTGGAACTTCTGCTCTCCAGCATTTCAAGCTTTAG